Part of the Bacteroidota bacterium genome is shown below.
ATAACTATAAACAGGGTTTTGAACAAACAATTTATTTGTATCCCCAAAATCCCATTCCCAGCTAAAACTATCAGCTATAATTGTTGAACTATCTGTAAAAATAAACTGGTTGCCTCTTAAACATTGCTCTGGATCATCTATTGCAAAATTTGCAACAGGATAAGGACTTATCCGTATTTCCCTTGAAAGCGTATCAATTTCCCCTGCATCATGCCACAAAAATACCTGTACTTTGAACATCCCTGTATCTGAGAAAATATGATAAGGATTAGTTTGAATTGCGAAATTTTGCAAACCTGAATTTGTATCTCCAAAATCCCATAACACACTATCCACATGAGAAGTATCTGTTATTGAAAATAATGTAGTATCTCCCAAACATGTATGCTTTGCATTAAATTCAGGAATAAAAAAGTAGGACTGAATAAAACTGGGTAGGCCTACACTGCATTCTCTGCCTTTTAAATATAAATAGTCCTGTATATAATTACCAGAAGTATCTTCTTTATCAGGATATTGAATTGCCCCAAGATAATAAGAACCAATATTTGTCCCGACATAAATTCTACCATCCATCCCTAATTGCAAACCTCCCGGATAACAATATGAATTTGGTGGTTTTGGCACATTTGTACCAATGATCATTTCAGAGTTTTTTATTGCTGCACTGTCATAAACCGACAAATCATATCGTAATATACTGTGGTTTTGATCTCTCCCGATAAATAAGTATTTCCCGGAAGGGGAAAACTCAGAAGTTACCGGACGCCCGGGTGCAGGTACCGGTATTTCAATACAATCATAAACAGCACCATGGGTATTATCGTACCTGCATATTTCTATTTTAAAATTATTCCTCACACAATTTACCAAAAAGCCGGCATCAGGCGAAATTTTAATATAGCCTGTTTTATTAATAACTGGTGCTTTCATATAAACACTCCCCTGTGAATAGATTTTATTGGGATGCAAACCATTTTGGTCTATCAGGTAGCTGATATATTTATCCGACCAGAATTCGTGAGTAACCAGCCATATTGCGCTCCCATTGCTGTGTATGATAGCATTCATCTTGGATGTATAATTGGCCTTTAGCAATAAATTATTTTTTGAAACTACTTCTCCCCTGTTGGAGTCTTTGCTCATGTCCACGATGGAATAATATAAGCCGGAGTCTTTAGAGAGATTATTAATATATATCGTAAAAACATAATAAAATCCTTTCTTCTTTGGCCAGGGCGTTATAAGTACATTTTGATCATATGCTCCTACCGGTTCTCCAAATAGGCCGGTACCATTTTTCATAATTTCCCGCTCCTTGTTATATATCCTCATCCCGTCAGAAAAAAACAACAGGTTCCCATTCTCATCACTGATGGATGCAGCCCCCCCAGCCCTCCAGGGATATGAACTATTTAGATCTGTAAGGGCAACAAGCCCTGTATCGCTAAATTCAATCCCTGCCCTGACTCCAAAATACCAGTACTTTGACTCCAGTTGGGCATAAGAATGCTGTATCCCTGCAAAAAGGAATATTAAAGCAAGAGTGAAAAAATATGTTAAAATTTTTGTCTTCATAAAAAAGAGTTCCGGCATGAACCGGAACCCTGACTAATTTTCTAATTAAAAATAAGTTTATGCATTTCTGAAATGTTTTGATTATTGGTTATTTTAAGAAAATAAATTCCTGCTGACAACTGCTTCCGCTTCATTGTATAATAGTTTTCACCTTCATTTATATCCCATTTACCAGTAAATACTGTTTTCCCAATGTTATCGAACAAATACACTTTAGCATTTGTTGCAATATCTGACTGAATCACAATATTTACCTTGTCTTCAACTGGATTTGGATAACAAATAATACTTAAACCTTCTTTTTCAGTTTCCTCAATGTCATTAAAAACAATATAATACCAGGCAGGCACGTCTCCGGGATTCTCGTAACAGCCCATATCCATGGTATTGTCGCCTTGATATCTATCATTTCCATCAAGGTCAAAAGTAGTTTGAGGATTAATATTATAATATCCACCATCTTTACATGGAGAATAAACGAAACTGATATGATATCCATCTCTGAATTCAGGATCACCTATTATGTTATCTTTCGCACTCCCATTGGTAGTGAAATTACCTATATCACAATAATCAAATTCACTGTCATCTCTATCAGGCGGGGTACCAGCATTACTAACATCTACGGTTCCATTGTCCCAGATAATGTCATTTAGGAAATCCGGTGAACTGAAACCATCAAAGTAAACCCCATCACCATCATCATCTGCTTCATTATCAGCAATAGTGCAGTTATATATTTTAGGACTACATCCAATTATATAAACACCACCACCATTATCATCTGCAGTATTATTAGTTATGAGGTTATTGTAAATAATTGGATTTGGAGAATAGCCTTGGATTAAGGTTATAGCAATTCCGCCTCCATTCTCTGTACAATCATTATTATCAATAATATTATTAAATACATCGGGGTCACTATTATTACAAATAGAAATACCGCCTCCCTGTTTCCCAGCCTGGTTATAATTTATTTCGTTTTCATAAATATTGGGAGCAGAACTTTGGCCTATCCTAATACCTCCACCATATCTGCTTGTGGCAGTGTTTGAATAAATATCACAATCATAGATGTCTGGATTAGATGAATACATGATACAAATTCCTCCACCAGATCTACCAGCAATATTTTCATAGATTTCATTTTCATGAATATCCGGATCAGAGCAAGATCCAACATATATTCCTCCTCCCTGTGCACAAACTTCGTTATCGTGTATATCACAATCAGATATTTCTATATTAGATGAATTGTGAATGTAGATAGCACCCGAATAATCAGGTCTGGAAGTTAAACTATCTGCACAAGTACAAGTAGCTCCTGATGGTTTATAGACATTCTCTATTTCGCAATACTTGATGTTTGATTTTGGTTCAGAGGCAGAATTTAAATTCTCAAAGCGTATTCCTTCCCATGTTTTACCTGTTGTGGTAGAAAAAGTAATCATTTCGCCTGAAGTGCCAACTGCATTTAAACATCCTTCCACATCTAATTGATATGATCCATCAAAAACTATTGCAGTTCCTTCATCAATATTAAGTGTTTTTCCTGATTCAATATGTATATCACAAATCACTACATAATCAATTCCACTTGTATTGTGGTTAGTCCATGTATTCCCAGGATTGTCCCCTACATCACCACACACATATTGTCCAATAGATTCATAAGCACCTATGTCAATCGTAGTATATAAAATTCTGTTCGTATTTGCCAGATCATAGGTTGTTATATAAGTTGCACTATTATTACCAGAATTGTCACAATAGGAGTCTTCCATCTGTATCCGGTAGTCAGTTGTTGAAACTAAATTAGGATCAGAGTATATATTTCCTGTACCTGTAGAGCAGGAAGGACAACAAGTATATTCAAAGTCGGAACCATTTGTTGTTGGATAAACATTGGGGTTTGTAGTTGCAGTATTGCCCCATATGATGGTATTTATTGCATAAACGCTTGGACTGCCGGATCCATATAATCCTCCTCCATATCCCGATACAGAATTGTTAGCTACAGTGCAACTGTATAAGTTATAATCAGAATTACTAAATATTCCACCACCATTACTAGAAGCAGTATTGTCTGCAATCAGGTTATTTACAAGGTTAATGTTATCATTTGAAGGATCTATATCAAAATATAAACCAGCTCCATTTATAGAATTGTTATTATTGATATCGTTTAATGAAATGTATATTTCTCCTCCACAATCTTCGAAATATAAGCCTCCACCATAAAAGTCAGCATCATTGTTGTTTATTTCGCAATTACTAATTTCTATGGAGATATCTTCCTCAGATTGCTGATAAATAAAAATTCCTCCTCCAAAGCCATAATACCCGTTTGAAGATGTAGCATCATTGTACATTATTTGGCAATGTGTAATAGAGAAATCAGAAGCTTGAGCATATTCATTGTCTGTCATGATTCCTATTGCACCACCACTATAAGCAGGTATAGAAGTATTTGACGTATTACTATTGAAATCTGAATATTCTATTTCAACCCCAATACTGTTTTCTATCCATATACCTCCTCCGCCATATGTCGCTTCATTCGCATCAAATGAGCAATAAGAAATTAAATCAGCATATTCATCATCAATAATATATATTCCTCCACCATATCCTGCATTATTGTCATAGAAATCACAATTGGTGATTTCATCATCAACATCTCCATTTTCAATATAAATTCCTCCTCCGAAACTATCGACATCATTGTATTGGAAAACACATTCGTCAGCAGTAATCCTGCTGGAAACTGCTGCAATGCCGCCACCAGTAATTATTTCATTGTATTGAAAGGTGCAATATGAGAATGTAGTACCATTAGTCGAGTTCATGTAAATGGCACCACAGGATGCGAAATTATTGGAGATTACAGCAGGTTTTTTAATAACGTATTCAATTACACAATATTCAAAAGTATTGGTGTTTGTATTATTGCTGATATCAATTCCTTCCCAGCCGCTTTCTGGATGAATGGCTGATAAGGTAACCTGATTCCCAGCCGTTCCTGAAATAGTAAGATCTCCTCCACTATTAACCGTTAATGATTTTCCATTATAAAAATAAACTGATACACCTTCATCTATTTGCAAATTGGAATTGATGTAAATATCTCCCATCACATAATAGGGTGAATTTGCAGAAGTCCATGTGCCTGAAACTGCACCAGTGTTAATTGTTGTTTGTGAATAACCCATAATCGAAACAAGTAAAAATACTTGTATTAGTATAATTTTTTTTATTAAAGTAACCATTGTTCTAATTTTAAATATGTTAAACAATGGCCTGATAATAACCTGATAGGATTTTGTACCTTTGCAGGCAGAATCAATAGGGTGTCAACTTTTTTGATTCAGGGAACGATAAGAATGGTTCTTGTCGTTCCTTTTTTTACCTGGCCAATAAAAAATTTAGTATCCGTAAGAGAGTAAAATTATTGGTTTTCTCTTACATTATTTTTCACCAAGCTAAGTAAATCCCAAAACCGTTTTT
Proteins encoded:
- a CDS encoding T9SS type A sorting domain-containing protein codes for the protein MVTLIKKIILIQVFLLVSIMGYSQTTINTGAVSGTWTSANSPYYVMGDIYINSNLQIDEGVSVYFYNGKSLTVNSGGDLTISGTAGNQVTLSAIHPESGWEGIDISNNTNTNTFEYCVIEYVIKKPAVISNNFASCGAIYMNSTNGTTFSYCTFQYNEIITGGGIAAVSSRITADECVFQYNDVDSFGGGIYIENGDVDDEITNCDFYDNNAGYGGGIYIIDDEYADLISYCSFDANEATYGGGGIWIENSIGVEIEYSDFNSNTSNTSIPAYSGGAIGIMTDNEYAQASDFSITHCQIMYNDATSSNGYYGFGGGIFIYQQSEEDISIEISNCEINNNDADFYGGGLYFEDCGGEIYISLNDINNNNSINGAGLYFDIDPSNDNINLVNNLIADNTASSNGGGIFSNSDYNLYSCTVANNSVSGYGGGLYGSGSPSVYAINTIIWGNTATTNPNVYPTTNGSDFEYTCCPSCSTGTGNIYSDPNLVSTTDYRIQMEDSYCDNSGNNSATYITTYDLANTNRILYTTIDIGAYESIGQYVCGDVGDNPGNTWTNHNTSGIDYVVICDIHIESGKTLNIDEGTAIVFDGSYQLDVEGCLNAVGTSGEMITFSTTTGKTWEGIRFENLNSASEPKSNIKYCEIENVYKPSGATCTCADSLTSRPDYSGAIYIHNSSNIEISDCDIHDNEVCAQGGGIYVGSCSDPDIHENEIYENIAGRSGGGICIMYSSNPDIYDCDIYSNTATSRYGGGIRIGQSSAPNIYENEINYNQAGKQGGGISICNNSDPDVFNNIIDNNDCTENGGGIAITLIQGYSPNPIIYNNLITNNTADDNGGGVYIIGCSPKIYNCTIADNEADDDGDGVYFDGFSSPDFLNDIIWDNGTVDVSNAGTPPDRDDSEFDYCDIGNFTTNGSAKDNIIGDPEFRDGYHISFVYSPCKDGGYYNINPQTTFDLDGNDRYQGDNTMDMGCYENPGDVPAWYYIVFNDIEETEKEGLSIICYPNPVEDKVNIVIQSDIATNAKVYLFDNIGKTVFTGKWDINEGENYYTMKRKQLSAGIYFLKITNNQNISEMHKLIFN